From Myxococcales bacterium, a single genomic window includes:
- the aroF gene encoding 3-deoxy-7-phosphoheptulonate synthase produces the protein MLIVMSLSATPDQVQGVCERVRELGFTPNEIPGAVRIAIGVTGNKGAVDPALFNRLPGVQEAVAVSKPWKLVSREVKPDDTVIEVRGVKIGGGPLVVMAGPCSVESREQVLETAKHVREHGASILRGGAFKPRTSPYDFQGLREEGLALLAEAREATGMPIITEVKDTETLQLVADYSDILQIGARNMQNFSLLEAVGALGKPVMLKRGIASSVNEWLMAAEYIVSRGNYQVMLCERGIRTFETMTRNTLDLGIVPILRSITHLPVIVDPSHGTGVAKAVGPMTRASVAAGVDGVIVEVHPNPSKALSDGPQALTFSMFADLMQEVRKVAAALGQALV, from the coding sequence ATGCTGATTGTCATGAGCCTGAGCGCCACCCCGGACCAGGTCCAGGGAGTGTGTGAGCGCGTGCGCGAGCTCGGCTTCACGCCCAACGAAATTCCCGGCGCCGTGCGCATCGCCATTGGTGTCACGGGCAACAAGGGCGCGGTGGACCCGGCCTTGTTCAACCGCCTGCCGGGCGTTCAAGAAGCCGTCGCGGTCAGCAAACCCTGGAAGCTGGTGAGCCGCGAGGTGAAGCCAGACGACACGGTAATCGAGGTGCGCGGGGTGAAGATCGGCGGTGGTCCGCTGGTGGTCATGGCCGGGCCGTGCTCCGTCGAGAGCCGCGAGCAGGTGCTCGAGACGGCCAAACACGTGAGGGAGCACGGGGCCAGCATCCTGCGCGGCGGTGCGTTCAAGCCGCGCACCAGCCCGTACGACTTTCAGGGTCTGCGCGAGGAGGGGCTCGCCCTCCTGGCGGAGGCGCGGGAAGCGACCGGGATGCCGATCATCACGGAGGTCAAGGACACCGAGACGCTGCAGCTGGTCGCCGACTACTCGGACATCTTGCAGATCGGCGCGCGCAACATGCAGAACTTCTCGCTGCTCGAGGCGGTCGGGGCGCTGGGCAAGCCTGTCATGTTGAAGCGTGGGATCGCGAGCAGCGTGAACGAGTGGCTGATGGCAGCCGAGTACATCGTCTCGCGGGGCAACTATCAGGTGATGTTGTGCGAGCGGGGCATTCGCACCTTCGAGACCATGACCCGCAACACGCTCGACCTGGGCATCGTGCCCATCCTGCGCAGCATCACCCACCTGCCGGTGATCGTAGATCCGTCTCACGGGACCGGGGTTGCCAAGGCCGTGGGGCCGATGACCCGCGCCTCGGTGGCTGCGGGTGTCGACGGTGTGATCGTCGAGGTCCACCCGAACCCGAGCAAGGCCCTGTCGGACGGCCCGCAGGCCCTGACCTTCTCGATGTTTGCGGACCTGATGCAGGAGGTCCGCAAGGTGGCGGCGGCGCTCGGGCAGGCGCTGGTCTAG
- the nhaA gene encoding Na+/H+ antiporter NhaA, with the protein MRPDPSAEAKLTEDPEPSRRDGWRPARRIARRLLRPVESFLAIEAASGIILLCAALLALGWANSPWSSSYEALWHIPIGATLGRWSFQRDVHFWINDGLMAVFFFVVGLEIRREMHKGELSELRRAAFPLAAAVGGMLAPALIFALLNRGLPSSSGWGVPMATDIAFAVGVLALLGRRVPPALRVLLLALAVIDDVGAILVIAIFYSTGVQLTGFAIAAGGILGIVILQGFRVRSTVAYALPAIVVWAGIYKSGVHPTLAGVLVGLMTPVRALPGERRSPVENLEGQLHGVVAYWIMPLFALANAGVPLAGVAIDGDGALLFSGVTLGLVLGKPLGIAGMAWLANRAGFALRPRGVQWSGVLVVGLVGGIGFTMSLFVADLAFPPGKLLETAKLAVLVASGLAAVLGLGVGRLVLKQSVDPKAARSAHEAETSTEA; encoded by the coding sequence ATGCGCCCCGATCCATCCGCCGAAGCCAAGTTGACCGAGGATCCGGAGCCCAGTCGTCGAGACGGCTGGCGCCCTGCACGCCGAATCGCGCGGCGCTTGCTGCGCCCCGTCGAGAGCTTTCTGGCAATCGAGGCGGCGAGCGGGATCATTCTGCTGTGCGCCGCACTGCTGGCTCTCGGGTGGGCCAATTCACCGTGGAGCAGCAGCTACGAAGCACTCTGGCACATCCCCATCGGCGCCACGCTCGGCAGGTGGAGCTTCCAGCGAGACGTGCACTTCTGGATCAACGACGGGCTGATGGCGGTGTTCTTCTTCGTCGTTGGTTTGGAGATCCGACGCGAGATGCACAAGGGCGAGCTCAGCGAGCTCCGCCGCGCCGCGTTCCCCCTCGCCGCAGCGGTCGGTGGCATGCTGGCGCCAGCCTTGATCTTCGCGCTGCTCAATCGAGGCCTGCCGAGCTCCAGCGGGTGGGGAGTCCCAATGGCCACCGACATCGCCTTTGCGGTCGGCGTGCTCGCGCTCTTGGGCCGCAGGGTGCCACCGGCGCTGCGAGTGCTCCTCCTGGCGCTTGCGGTCATCGACGACGTCGGCGCCATCCTGGTGATCGCCATCTTCTATTCCACTGGCGTGCAGCTGACCGGGTTCGCCATCGCGGCCGGCGGCATCCTCGGTATCGTGATCTTGCAAGGCTTCCGCGTGCGCTCCACCGTCGCTTACGCGCTACCGGCAATCGTCGTCTGGGCCGGCATCTACAAGAGCGGCGTTCACCCGACGCTGGCTGGCGTCCTCGTCGGTCTGATGACACCCGTGCGCGCGCTCCCGGGCGAAAGGCGTTCGCCGGTGGAGAACCTCGAGGGGCAACTGCACGGAGTCGTCGCGTACTGGATCATGCCGCTTTTTGCCTTGGCCAACGCCGGGGTACCCCTGGCCGGAGTCGCCATCGACGGCGACGGTGCGCTGCTCTTCTCCGGCGTCACGCTCGGACTGGTGCTGGGCAAACCCCTGGGGATTGCCGGCATGGCGTGGCTCGCCAATCGCGCGGGGTTTGCACTCCGCCCGCGCGGCGTGCAGTGGAGCGGGGTATTGGTCGTGGGACTCGTCGGGGGCATCGGCTTCACGATGTCGTTGTTCGTGGCCGACCTCGCTTTCCCACCGGGCAAGCTGCTCGAGACCGCGAAGCTCGCAGTGCTGGTAGCCTCGGGCCTCGCAGCCGTGCTGGGACTCGGTGTCGGGCGACTGGTCCTCAAACAGTCTGTGGACCCCAAGGCCGCACGGTCGGCCCACGAGGCCGAGACATCGACCGAGGCCTGA
- a CDS encoding polymer-forming cytoskeletal protein, whose amino-acid sequence MAGTVIGEGLTIEGELTGDDEVVVQGTVRGTLTTTDAVSVAGSGVVEADLTASSVTISGQVTGNVAAQERVDIQAGGRLVGDVKSARFTIADGASFKGSVDMDV is encoded by the coding sequence ATGGCGGGAACGGTGATTGGCGAAGGGCTCACGATTGAAGGCGAGCTCACGGGCGATGACGAGGTCGTCGTTCAAGGCACGGTGCGCGGGACGCTCACCACGACGGACGCGGTGTCCGTCGCCGGCAGCGGCGTCGTCGAGGCGGATCTGACCGCCAGCTCGGTCACGATTTCGGGTCAGGTCACCGGCAACGTCGCGGCCCAAGAGCGGGTCGACATTCAAGCCGGCGGTCGCCTGGTCGGCGACGTCAAGTCCGCGCGATTCACCATTGCAGACGGCGCCTCGTTCAAGGGCAGCGTCGACATGGACGTGTGA
- a CDS encoding metallophosphoesterase, with translation MTAASHIAPAVAWSLLLPWWLALVVTFTFWALTARRVQKIFSDPRRSRWVTRLVDVPMFVHFGAGFMALPLFAFGALLVGGSSLTGCAPAALAGDGALQLREAAFAAFAAGLGLTGWGAWVRRRRVVTHEVEVELAGLHPELDGYRVVQLSDLHIGSYDDKARGLEWTRMANELRPDLLVVTGDLVTSGTDYYEDVADVLGSLRARDGVFVVMGNHDQWNNDALTRAIVERGPRVLKNEHVNITRGGGAFTLAGVDDAFSGNDDIERTLADRPANVPTILLAHYPSFFREAAERGVELTLSGHTHGGQFGVPFLADRWNLARAVGQPSRGLERRGESALYVNAGLGTTGPPVRIGVAPEIAVLVLRTSGNERGAS, from the coding sequence GTGACCGCCGCCTCGCACATTGCGCCGGCGGTCGCTTGGTCTTTGCTCCTGCCCTGGTGGTTGGCGCTCGTCGTGACGTTCACGTTCTGGGCGCTGACCGCGCGGCGCGTTCAGAAGATCTTCTCCGACCCCAGGCGCTCGCGCTGGGTGACGCGCCTCGTGGACGTGCCGATGTTCGTGCATTTCGGCGCGGGGTTCATGGCGCTCCCGCTGTTTGCGTTCGGCGCGCTCCTCGTCGGAGGATCTTCGCTCACCGGTTGTGCACCGGCGGCGCTGGCCGGTGACGGTGCTCTTCAGCTGAGGGAAGCCGCCTTCGCCGCCTTCGCGGCGGGGCTCGGGCTCACGGGTTGGGGAGCGTGGGTGCGCCGCCGGCGAGTGGTCACCCACGAGGTCGAGGTGGAGCTCGCGGGACTGCACCCGGAGCTCGACGGTTATCGCGTGGTTCAGCTCTCGGACCTGCACATCGGGAGTTACGACGACAAGGCGCGCGGCCTCGAGTGGACCCGGATGGCAAACGAGCTCCGGCCGGATTTGCTGGTGGTGACGGGCGATCTCGTCACCAGCGGTACGGACTACTACGAGGACGTCGCGGACGTGCTCGGGTCGCTTCGGGCGAGAGACGGCGTGTTCGTGGTCATGGGCAATCACGACCAATGGAACAACGACGCGCTGACCCGGGCCATCGTCGAGCGGGGGCCCCGTGTGCTCAAGAACGAACACGTGAACATCACGCGCGGCGGTGGTGCGTTCACATTGGCCGGCGTCGACGATGCGTTCTCCGGGAACGATGACATCGAGCGTACGCTGGCCGATCGACCGGCGAACGTGCCGACGATCCTGCTCGCGCACTACCCGAGCTTCTTCCGGGAAGCGGCTGAGCGGGGAGTCGAGCTCACCCTGAGCGGTCACACCCACGGCGGCCAGTTTGGCGTGCCGTTTCTCGCAGACCGCTGGAACCTGGCACGCGCGGTGGGGCAGCCGTCGCGGGGACTCGAGCGTCGCGGTGAGAGCGCGCTCTACGTGAACGCAGGGCTCGGAACGACGGGGCCGCCAGTGCGGATCGGTGTGGCGCCGGAGATCGCCGTCTTGGTGCTCAGGACCTCGGGCAACGAGCGCGGGGCGAGCTGA
- the trxA gene encoding thioredoxin has protein sequence MASKNVQHFNDVNFDQEVLKSDKPVLVDFTATWCGPCKALAPIVDQLADELDGVKVGKLDIDESPVTAGKLGIRGVPTVMVFKNGERAAQHVGLTTKAKLKELIGV, from the coding sequence ATGGCATCCAAGAACGTCCAACACTTCAACGACGTAAACTTCGACCAGGAGGTGCTGAAATCCGACAAGCCCGTGCTGGTCGACTTCACCGCCACCTGGTGCGGGCCCTGCAAGGCCCTCGCTCCCATCGTCGATCAGCTCGCTGACGAGCTCGACGGGGTCAAGGTCGGCAAGCTCGACATCGACGAGTCGCCGGTCACGGCAGGCAAGCTCGGGATCCGCGGCGTGCCGACCGTGATGGTCTTCAAGAATGGCGAGCGCGCGGCTCAGCACGTCGGCCTCACCACGAAGGCAAAGCTCAAGGAGCTGATCGGCGTCTGA
- a CDS encoding DNA methylase, with product MRPSRPRSPARQRPDKPPLRPQVTTLWDYPSQHYGSEQQGSQAFKGATPSYVVWNVVHRFTAPGELVLDPFCGSGTTLDVCKDLGRVGTGFDLAPTRPDIRLADARSMPLKDRSVDLVFMDPPYADNLDYSDDERCIGKLKADGRYQRAMRLVLDECARVLREKRMLAIYVCDVFKKGRGFWPLGFELFELAQKDFIPHDIVAVVRHNRTLGLGNYRKAADEAGFFLRGFNYLLLFERRPSEKGRPAAAPRRPRRAE from the coding sequence ATGCGCCCTTCGCGCCCGCGCTCGCCCGCCCGTCAACGCCCCGACAAACCGCCGCTGCGTCCGCAGGTGACGACCCTGTGGGATTACCCATCGCAGCACTACGGTAGCGAACAACAAGGCAGCCAGGCCTTCAAGGGCGCGACGCCGAGCTACGTGGTCTGGAACGTGGTGCACCGCTTCACCGCACCCGGCGAGCTCGTGCTCGATCCCTTCTGCGGGAGCGGGACGACCCTCGATGTCTGCAAAGATCTCGGGCGTGTCGGCACTGGCTTCGATCTGGCACCCACTCGGCCGGACATTCGCCTCGCCGACGCTCGCAGCATGCCGCTCAAAGATCGCAGCGTGGACCTGGTCTTCATGGATCCGCCGTACGCGGACAATCTCGACTACTCGGACGATGAACGTTGCATCGGCAAGCTCAAAGCCGACGGACGCTACCAGCGCGCCATGCGACTCGTGCTCGACGAGTGCGCGCGCGTGCTGCGGGAAAAGCGCATGCTCGCGATCTACGTGTGCGACGTGTTCAAGAAGGGTCGGGGCTTCTGGCCCCTCGGCTTCGAGCTCTTCGAGCTGGCCCAGAAGGACTTCATCCCGCATGACATCGTCGCGGTCGTGCGCCACAACCGCACACTGGGGCTCGGCAACTACCGGAAGGCCGCCGACGAAGCCGGCTTCTTCCTGCGCGGTTTCAACTATCTACTGCTCTTCGAGCGGCGGCCGAGTGAAAAGGGCAGACCCGCCGCGGCTCCGCGCCGCCCGCGGCGCGCCGAGTGA
- a CDS encoding TlpA family protein disulfide reductase, whose product MSATVAAPASTPTSRASAVTPPRPRKPPRKLCTGELDKPGRGFPDKPISRANAPGAGQLPGKPRVGAGAWTWVNFWAAWCVPCKEEMPRLIDFEKKLRAAGKKLDLTFVSLDDDQRQLDDSLGAAPANGVRASYWLREGKERQEWLSLAGIEEDPELPTHLLVDPEGKVRCRVKGAVEDSDFASLSEIVGG is encoded by the coding sequence GTGAGCGCCACCGTCGCTGCGCCCGCGAGCACCCCGACTTCACGCGCCTCCGCGGTCACGCCGCCGAGGCCGCGGAAACCGCCTCGCAAGCTGTGCACGGGAGAGCTGGACAAACCCGGCAGAGGGTTCCCCGACAAGCCCATCTCTCGCGCCAACGCACCAGGTGCCGGGCAGCTGCCGGGCAAGCCGCGGGTCGGCGCGGGGGCCTGGACCTGGGTGAACTTCTGGGCTGCCTGGTGTGTGCCCTGCAAAGAGGAGATGCCGCGCCTGATCGACTTCGAGAAGAAGCTGCGAGCGGCGGGCAAGAAGCTGGACCTGACCTTCGTTTCGCTCGACGACGACCAGCGACAGCTGGACGACTCTCTGGGCGCAGCGCCGGCGAATGGTGTGCGCGCTAGTTACTGGTTGAGAGAGGGCAAAGAGCGGCAAGAGTGGCTCTCTCTAGCCGGTATCGAGGAAGATCCTGAATTGCCGACGCACTTGCTGGTTGATCCCGAGGGCAAGGTTCGCTGTCGGGTCAAGGGCGCCGTCGAGGACTCCGACTTCGCGTCGCTCTCCGAGATTGTCGGGGGCTGA
- a CDS encoding PPC domain-containing protein has product MTSSTKTSLALLIASAGWLMTVTACGGSDSNGSGGSGGSTGGAGGAGGAGGSLVGGSGGVGGVGGGGTGGGGTGGGGTGGTGGAKPDGNDTKETATQTKIGTDPAKDAVAGALDPVATDQDWYKFDGKKGQALNIITSAKTGTDKFDPTYVDLVITMYDSTGKKLAEQDDPNPRSSNDPYILTVLPADGTYYIRVLECTAWEKGGAANCAPVAKITKKNYSLYISEILFTDAGEVKEVEPNETEAAATPLTFKKNPNQAGSYYLTTMMGTFSSATDVDTYSFTMATDITVASGSRLNGSLYTQEGGVDGNGSTTSPGEIWITTKAAPSVILAKVDFSKKDTKSGLGQSLDVPLIGGTEYVAFYKRAATQTGGNDFYFDLAGAGAGNPVEKETASENDTMGTAEALTMATGTAGSYFVEGDLKNNGADVDWFSMNVPATGSDTVSIACGAERSGSGLRGFTMTLQKGDGSAITGGSAVETADKDALIDKIPTPTGQAKLLLKLNASSQDSTIMGTYYRCGIHFRPKA; this is encoded by the coding sequence ATGACTTCATCGACCAAGACCTCTCTTGCACTTCTGATCGCCAGCGCTGGCTGGCTCATGACCGTGACCGCGTGCGGCGGTAGCGACAGCAACGGAAGCGGCGGCTCCGGCGGCTCGACGGGCGGCGCAGGCGGCGCGGGCGGCGCGGGCGGCTCCCTCGTGGGCGGTTCGGGCGGCGTCGGCGGCGTCGGCGGCGGAGGCACGGGCGGCGGAGGCACGGGCGGTGGTGGCACCGGCGGCACCGGCGGCGCGAAGCCGGACGGCAACGACACCAAGGAGACCGCGACGCAGACCAAGATCGGAACCGATCCGGCCAAGGACGCAGTCGCGGGCGCGCTGGACCCGGTCGCGACCGATCAGGACTGGTACAAGTTCGACGGCAAGAAGGGCCAGGCCCTCAACATCATCACGTCAGCGAAGACGGGCACCGACAAGTTCGACCCGACCTACGTCGACCTCGTGATCACGATGTACGACTCGACGGGTAAGAAGCTCGCCGAGCAGGACGATCCGAACCCGCGAAGCAGCAACGATCCGTACATTCTCACAGTGCTCCCGGCGGACGGCACCTACTACATCCGCGTGCTCGAGTGCACGGCCTGGGAGAAGGGTGGCGCTGCCAACTGCGCCCCGGTCGCGAAGATCACCAAAAAGAACTACAGCCTCTACATCAGCGAGATCCTCTTCACCGACGCCGGTGAAGTGAAGGAGGTCGAGCCGAACGAGACCGAGGCAGCCGCGACGCCGCTGACCTTCAAGAAGAACCCGAATCAGGCCGGCAGCTACTACCTGACGACCATGATGGGCACCTTCTCGAGCGCGACCGACGTCGACACCTACAGCTTCACGATGGCCACGGACATCACGGTGGCCAGCGGCAGCCGCCTGAACGGCAGCCTCTACACCCAGGAGGGCGGCGTGGACGGCAACGGCTCGACGACCTCTCCCGGCGAGATCTGGATCACCACGAAGGCCGCGCCGAGCGTGATCCTCGCCAAGGTCGACTTCTCCAAGAAGGACACCAAGTCCGGCCTAGGCCAGAGCCTCGACGTGCCGCTGATCGGCGGGACGGAGTACGTCGCGTTCTACAAGCGCGCGGCAACCCAGACCGGTGGCAACGACTTCTACTTCGACCTCGCCGGCGCAGGCGCCGGCAACCCCGTCGAGAAGGAAACGGCGAGCGAGAACGACACCATGGGCACTGCCGAGGCGCTGACCATGGCCACCGGAACGGCCGGCAGCTACTTCGTCGAGGGCGACCTCAAGAACAACGGGGCCGACGTCGACTGGTTCAGCATGAACGTGCCGGCCACCGGCTCCGACACCGTGTCCATCGCTTGCGGCGCCGAGCGCTCCGGCTCGGGCCTGCGTGGTTTCACCATGACGCTGCAGAAGGGTGATGGCTCCGCGATCACCGGCGGCTCTGCCGTCGAGACCGCGGACAAGGACGCGCTGATCGACAAGATCCCGACGCCGACCGGCCAGGCCAAGCTCCTGCTCAAGCTCAACGCTTCGAGCCAGGACTCGACCATCATGGGCACCTACTACCGCTGCGGTATCCACTTCCGTCCGAAGGCCTGA
- a CDS encoding RNA methyltransferase translates to MRRESEGVCSPPGASGVPWGPAWSSEAVIALFEPMVGEARRARLSEVIAARLGSVTLLLDAPHDPHNGAAILRSCDAFGLHTAHVVPRVEEFLIAPRVAKGTERWVDVVRHPSPEAAVAQLVGERFELVATHPKGELSPEDLADVPRLALVLGNEHEGISPALASATRRSVRIPMRGFVESLNVSVSAAILLAAATRNRAGDLSEAERRTLYARGLFATVNRAEEILAAARPG, encoded by the coding sequence ATGCGACGCGAGTCGGAAGGCGTGTGTTCGCCGCCCGGCGCGTCCGGCGTGCCGTGGGGCCCGGCGTGGTCCTCCGAGGCCGTCATCGCGCTCTTCGAACCCATGGTGGGTGAGGCGAGACGCGCGCGCTTGTCCGAGGTCATCGCCGCGAGGCTGGGCAGTGTCACGCTGCTCCTGGACGCGCCCCACGACCCGCACAACGGCGCCGCCATCTTGCGTTCATGTGACGCATTCGGTTTGCACACCGCCCACGTTGTGCCGCGGGTCGAGGAGTTCCTGATCGCACCGAGGGTTGCTAAGGGCACCGAGCGCTGGGTCGACGTCGTGCGACACCCGAGTCCGGAGGCGGCGGTCGCGCAGCTGGTGGGTGAGCGCTTCGAGCTCGTCGCGACCCATCCGAAGGGCGAGCTCTCACCGGAAGACTTGGCCGACGTGCCGCGCCTGGCCTTGGTACTCGGCAACGAACACGAGGGCATTTCGCCGGCGCTCGCCAGCGCGACGCGCCGCTCGGTGCGGATCCCGATGCGCGGATTCGTCGAGAGCCTCAACGTCAGTGTGTCGGCGGCGATCTTGCTCGCGGCGGCGACGCGGAACCGCGCCGGAGATCTGTCCGAGGCCGAACGGCGAACGCTGTACGCGCGCGGGCTGTTTGCCACGGTCAACCGCGCGGAGGAGATCTTGGCGGCGGCGCGGCCGGGCTGA
- a CDS encoding polymer-forming cytoskeletal protein, producing MAAASIIGRGTTIRGNLRGGASIEIRGRVEGDVEVEGDVAIGEDGAVNGSVSGAQILVAGQVAGDLTGSEAVMLERGARVVGDLLAPRIGIADGALVRGSVRTEGDAPAPRRAAVVPTRRADSFSAKPKSAPAPVPAKAPAATAAPPKANEAPAPATPAPVSAPIAAAEPPAGPPAPVVPSLGKGVKGKKKAKRS from the coding sequence ATGGCGGCAGCATCCATCATCGGACGCGGCACGACGATCCGCGGCAACCTGCGCGGCGGCGCCTCCATAGAGATCCGCGGGCGAGTCGAGGGCGACGTCGAGGTCGAAGGCGACGTGGCCATCGGCGAGGACGGCGCGGTGAACGGCAGTGTCAGCGGCGCGCAGATCCTGGTTGCCGGGCAGGTTGCCGGCGATTTGACGGGCAGCGAGGCGGTCATGCTCGAGCGCGGCGCGCGCGTGGTCGGCGATCTGCTCGCGCCACGCATCGGCATCGCCGATGGCGCACTCGTGCGCGGAAGTGTCCGTACCGAAGGCGACGCTCCTGCGCCACGCCGCGCCGCGGTCGTCCCGACGCGTCGGGCGGACAGCTTCAGCGCAAAACCCAAGAGCGCGCCGGCACCCGTGCCGGCGAAGGCCCCCGCCGCGACCGCGGCTCCGCCGAAGGCGAACGAAGCACCGGCACCCGCAACACCAGCGCCGGTTTCGGCGCCCATCGCCGCGGCCGAGCCGCCGGCAGGGCCGCCGGCCCCCGTCGTGCCGTCCTTGGGCAAGGGCGTGAAGGGCAAGAAGAAAGCAAAGCGTTCGTGA
- a CDS encoding polymer-forming cytoskeletal protein: MVRHSSDSSVIGARSQITGRVGGTGALRIEGTLSGDVAVSGPVEIVAGGSVDGDVSGSALEIAGKLQGDANCQGPIVVRASAEVRGELKGTSVAIEPGSRVDVRLDTDFTLDLGGRR, translated from the coding sequence ATGGTGCGCCACAGCTCGGACAGCAGCGTCATCGGCGCCCGCTCCCAGATCACGGGGCGGGTCGGCGGAACTGGGGCCCTCAGGATCGAGGGCACGTTGAGCGGAGACGTCGCCGTCTCCGGGCCGGTCGAGATCGTCGCCGGCGGCAGCGTCGACGGCGACGTCAGCGGCTCCGCCCTCGAGATTGCGGGCAAGCTCCAAGGCGACGCCAACTGCCAGGGCCCCATCGTGGTGCGCGCCAGTGCCGAGGTGCGCGGCGAGCTCAAAGGCACCAGCGTGGCCATCGAGCCGGGCTCACGGGTCGACGTGCGACTCGACACGGACTTCACCCTTGACCTCGGAGGGCGGCGCTGA
- the pyrE gene encoding orotate phosphoribosyltransferase: MIDETRRQRLVALLRELSFERKKVVLASGRESDFFIDCKQTVLTAEGHALAGELMFQALSELPECDAVGGVELGGCPLASAVSLVSFQKGRPLPALYVRKQQKDHGSAKLVEGDKALRPGLRVALLEDVITTGGSSLNAVKSLEAVGAKVVGILALVDRQEGGAETIEAAGLPLRSLTLKSDFMG; this comes from the coding sequence GTGATCGACGAGACCCGGCGCCAACGGCTCGTGGCGCTGCTTCGCGAGCTGAGCTTCGAGCGCAAGAAGGTCGTGCTCGCCTCGGGTCGGGAGAGCGATTTTTTCATCGACTGCAAACAGACCGTGTTGACCGCAGAGGGTCACGCGCTCGCCGGCGAGCTGATGTTCCAAGCCTTGTCGGAGCTACCGGAGTGTGACGCCGTCGGCGGGGTCGAGCTGGGCGGCTGCCCGCTCGCCAGCGCGGTGAGCCTGGTGAGCTTCCAGAAGGGCAGGCCACTGCCTGCGCTCTACGTGCGCAAACAACAGAAGGACCACGGCAGCGCGAAGCTGGTCGAAGGCGACAAGGCGCTGCGCCCCGGCCTTCGCGTTGCGCTGCTCGAGGACGTGATCACCACCGGCGGCTCGAGCCTCAACGCCGTGAAGTCACTCGAAGCCGTCGGAGCGAAGGTCGTTGGCATTCTGGCGCTCGTCGATCGACAAGAGGGTGGCGCCGAGACGATCGAGGCCGCCGGGCTCCCGCTCCGCAGCTTGACGCTGAAGAGCGATTTCATGGGCTGA
- a CDS encoding class I SAM-dependent rRNA methyltransferase has product MANLPEIELPRFLEAALASGHPWVYRDHVPRGFSAEPGSVVRVRAGACTAFAVWDASSQIALRIYSTREPPSATWVAARVREAWELRAPLRSQRTTAYRWIFGEGDGLPGITVDLYGRFAMMVVYADGLGQIASWVADALRETTELSGVVRRGREGEERIELVWGRLPPTELLIEEHGVRMRADLAVGQKTGLFLDHRENRRFVGEVAAGQRVLNLFAYTGAFSLHAALGGATHVTSVDVAEQAMVAAQENFRLNGLAADAHDFVVKDVFEFLDQARRRALTWDLVISDPPSFARQKQQQKQALRAYVKLNSMGLRVTAPGGLYAAASCTSQVGPEAFRQTLADAAARARRRFQIIHDAGQPADHPVFAQHLEGRYLKFVVGRVLDLV; this is encoded by the coding sequence ATGGCCAACCTGCCCGAGATCGAGCTGCCTCGTTTTCTCGAAGCCGCCCTCGCGTCGGGGCACCCGTGGGTCTACCGCGATCACGTGCCGCGGGGTTTCAGCGCCGAGCCCGGCAGCGTGGTGCGAGTCCGCGCCGGTGCTTGCACCGCGTTTGCGGTCTGGGATGCGTCGTCGCAGATCGCACTCCGGATCTACTCGACCCGGGAACCGCCGAGCGCGACCTGGGTGGCCGCGCGAGTGCGCGAGGCCTGGGAGCTCCGGGCCCCGCTCAGGAGCCAGCGCACGACGGCGTACCGGTGGATCTTCGGGGAAGGGGACGGGCTGCCCGGAATCACCGTCGACCTCTACGGTCGTTTCGCGATGATGGTGGTCTACGCCGATGGCCTTGGGCAGATCGCCAGCTGGGTGGCCGACGCGCTGCGAGAGACGACCGAGCTCTCCGGCGTCGTGCGCCGGGGGCGCGAAGGCGAGGAGCGGATCGAGCTGGTCTGGGGACGGCTGCCGCCGACGGAGCTGCTGATCGAGGAACACGGCGTGCGGATGCGGGCGGACCTCGCGGTTGGGCAGAAGACGGGGCTGTTCCTCGATCATCGTGAGAACCGCCGATTCGTCGGCGAGGTCGCCGCGGGCCAGCGGGTGCTCAACCTGTTCGCCTACACGGGAGCTTTTTCGCTGCACGCTGCCCTCGGCGGAGCAACTCATGTCACCAGCGTGGACGTCGCGGAGCAGGCGATGGTCGCGGCGCAGGAGAATTTCCGTCTCAATGGCCTCGCCGCCGACGCCCACGATTTCGTCGTGAAAGACGTGTTCGAGTTCCTGGACCAGGCGCGGCGACGAGCATTGACCTGGGATCTCGTGATCTCGGATCCGCCGAGCTTCGCCCGCCAGAAACAACAGCAGAAACAAGCCCTGCGCGCCTACGTGAAGCTCAACTCGATGGGGCTACGGGTCACGGCGCCGGGCGGGCTCTATGCCGCGGCGAGCTGCACCTCGCAGGTGGGGCCGGAGGCGTTCCGTCAGACCCTGGCGGACGCGGCCGCCCGGGCCCGACGCCGGTTCCAGATCATTCACGATGCGGGGCAGCCCGCTGACCACCCGGTCTTTGCGCAGCACCTCGAAGGGCGTTATCTGAAGTTCGTGGTGGGGCGGGTGCTCGACCTCGTCTGA